A stretch of the Flavobacterium aquiphilum genome encodes the following:
- a CDS encoding CTP synthase — translation MNQTKYIFVTGGVTSSLGKGIIAASLAKLLQARGYRTTIQKFDPYINVDPGTLNPYEHGECYVTDDGAETDLDLGHYERFLTVPTSQANNVTTGRIYLSVIEKERRGEFLGKTVQVVPHITNEIKERMQLLGKSGDYDIVITEIGGTVGDIESLPYIESVRQLIWDLGEKNAIVIHLTLVPYLAAAGELKTKPTQHSVKTLMESGIKADILVCRTEHEISDEIRNKLALFCNVKREAVIQSIDASTIYEVPNLMLEEGLDIVALKKLDLPKKAAPDLKNWNTFLRRLKFPKHTVNIGLIGKYVEMQDCYKSILEAFIHAGAANETKVNVISIHSEFIDTENIKEKLSGLDGILVAPGFGERGIEGKIEAIRYARENKVPFFGICLGMQMSIIEYSRNVLGLADANSTEMNDKTKHPVVNLMEDQKNVTDKGGTMRLGAWKCDIKPDSLAYKIYGKTSISERHRHRYEYNSEYVDQLQKAGLISSGVNPDTGLVEIVELEDHPFFIGVQYHPEYKSTVANPHPLFVSFVAAAVKAKKK, via the coding sequence ATGAATCAAACGAAATATATTTTTGTTACAGGTGGTGTGACTTCTTCTTTAGGAAAAGGAATTATAGCGGCATCTTTGGCAAAATTGTTACAAGCAAGAGGTTATAGGACAACAATCCAAAAATTTGATCCTTATATCAATGTTGATCCGGGAACTTTGAATCCTTATGAACACGGAGAATGTTATGTAACGGATGATGGTGCTGAAACCGATTTGGATCTTGGACACTACGAGCGTTTCTTGACAGTTCCAACTTCTCAAGCCAACAACGTAACTACAGGTAGAATTTATCTTTCGGTAATTGAAAAAGAGCGTAGAGGTGAATTCTTGGGTAAAACGGTTCAAGTTGTACCTCATATCACAAACGAGATTAAAGAAAGAATGCAATTGCTGGGTAAATCTGGTGATTATGATATTGTTATTACCGAAATTGGTGGTACAGTAGGGGATATCGAATCTTTACCTTATATCGAGTCTGTTCGTCAGTTGATTTGGGATTTGGGTGAAAAGAACGCGATCGTTATTCATTTAACATTGGTTCCTTATTTGGCTGCTGCTGGTGAATTAAAAACAAAACCAACGCAACACTCCGTTAAGACTTTGATGGAAAGCGGAATCAAAGCAGATATTCTGGTGTGTAGAACAGAGCATGAGATATCTGATGAAATCCGTAATAAACTGGCATTGTTCTGTAATGTTAAGAGAGAGGCGGTAATTCAGTCTATTGATGCTTCGACGATTTATGAAGTTCCTAATTTGATGTTGGAAGAAGGACTTGATATTGTGGCGTTGAAAAAATTGGATTTACCTAAAAAAGCTGCTCCAGATTTAAAAAACTGGAACACTTTCTTGCGTAGATTGAAATTCCCAAAACATACTGTTAACATTGGTTTGATTGGGAAATATGTTGAAATGCAGGATTGTTACAAATCGATTCTTGAGGCATTCATTCATGCAGGTGCTGCGAATGAAACTAAAGTAAATGTAATTTCGATTCACTCTGAGTTTATTGATACAGAAAATATTAAAGAGAAATTAAGCGGTCTTGATGGGATTCTTGTGGCTCCTGGTTTTGGAGAAAGAGGAATTGAAGGAAAGATTGAAGCGATACGTTATGCGCGTGAAAACAAAGTTCCTTTCTTCGGGATTTGTTTGGGAATGCAAATGTCGATTATCGAATATTCAAGAAATGTTTTAGGATTGGCTGATGCGAATTCTACTGAAATGAATGATAAAACCAAGCACCCTGTTGTGAACTTGATGGAAGACCAAAAAAATGTTACCGACAAAGGAGGAACAATGCGTCTTGGAGCTTGGAAATGTGATATTAAACCGGACTCGTTGGCGTACAAAATTTATGGAAAAACATCTATTTCAGAACGTCACCGTCACCGTTACGAATACAACAGTGAATATGTAGATCAATTGCAAAAAGCAGGATTGATTTCGTCGGGAGTAAATCCTGATACAGGTCTTGTGGAGATTGTAGAATTAGAAGATCATCCTTTCTTTATTGGAGTACAATACCATCCTGAATATAAGAGTACTGTTGCAAATCCGCATCCTCTTTTTGTGAGTTTTGTTGCAGCAGCGGTTAAGGCAAAAAAGAAATAA
- a CDS encoding DUF3820 family protein — MDQNQKQLIKLAHTKMPFGKYEGWFLIDIPEYYIVWYANKGFPKGELGEQLKLVHELKLNGLEELIRNIKKKYPKP, encoded by the coding sequence ATGGATCAAAACCAAAAACAGCTCATAAAATTAGCGCATACCAAAATGCCGTTTGGTAAGTACGAGGGTTGGTTTCTTATCGATATTCCGGAATATTATATTGTTTGGTACGCCAACAAAGGTTTTCCGAAAGGGGAACTTGGAGAGCAATTGAAATTGGTTCATGAGTTAAAACTTAATGGACTCGAAGAATTGATTCGGAACATAAAAAAGAAATATCCGAAGCCGTAA
- a CDS encoding fasciclin domain-containing protein: MKNLLKFKKAAVLAFLAIIGTSCDNDNNTTSPPVADNTITGIASSNTDLSILVEALTKAELATTLKGAGPYTVFAPTNAAFTAFLKTTPYASIKDVPKETLTQILLNHVVSGAVKSTDLTTGYIKTLAKGGASTTNTLSMYVNTSSGVKLNGIAKVVTADIKATNGIIHVVDAVIGLPTIVDHAVANPNFSTLVAALTYNPASGFAGILSGTTSSPFTVFAPTNDAFTAFLKETGYSGLSAIPANVLEKTLKYHVVAGANVQSSQLTNDQVVTTFSGQNVTVKFTPTRLLDVSGRNCNITAVDVQCSNGIIHVLDKVLLPTF; the protein is encoded by the coding sequence ATGAAAAATTTATTAAAATTCAAAAAAGCAGCTGTATTAGCCTTTTTAGCCATCATTGGTACTTCATGCGACAATGACAACAACACAACTTCGCCACCAGTCGCCGATAATACAATTACAGGAATTGCTTCAAGTAATACTGATTTATCCATATTAGTTGAAGCATTAACAAAAGCAGAATTAGCGACAACATTAAAAGGAGCAGGTCCATATACCGTATTTGCACCAACAAATGCGGCATTTACTGCTTTCCTTAAAACCACACCTTACGCTTCAATTAAAGACGTACCAAAAGAAACTTTAACACAAATATTACTTAATCACGTAGTAAGTGGTGCAGTAAAGTCAACTGATTTAACAACCGGCTACATCAAAACTCTTGCTAAAGGTGGTGCATCGACAACCAATACTTTAAGTATGTATGTCAATACTTCTTCAGGAGTCAAACTAAATGGAATAGCCAAAGTGGTTACTGCTGATATTAAGGCAACAAATGGAATTATACACGTCGTTGATGCAGTAATAGGCCTCCCAACAATTGTAGATCATGCTGTTGCCAATCCAAACTTTAGCACATTAGTAGCTGCATTGACCTACAATCCTGCTTCAGGATTTGCAGGAATATTATCTGGAACAACTAGTTCTCCTTTTACAGTTTTTGCACCCACAAATGACGCGTTTACTGCTTTCTTAAAAGAAACAGGCTATTCTGGATTATCAGCAATTCCAGCAAATGTTTTAGAAAAAACATTAAAATATCATGTGGTTGCTGGCGCCAATGTACAATCAAGTCAATTGACAAACGACCAAGTTGTAACTACTTTCTCCGGACAAAATGTTACTGTGAAATTCACTCCAACCCGTTTACTGGATGTAAGCGGAAGAAATTGCAATATTACAGCAGTAGATGTTCAATGCTCCAATGGCATCATACACGTATTAGACAAAGTCCTTCTGCCCACTTTTTAA
- a CDS encoding toxin-antitoxin system YwqK family antitoxin, which produces MFSIFRFLTLLLCCQVVFSQTNSNPVDENGKRHGVWKGFYEESGRQRYEGTFEHGKEVGVFNFFDDTKAKSIIATRNFNSKDNSCYTIFYDQNKNVVSEGKEVNKVREGQWKYYHKASKVIMTSENYKDGKLDGVRTVYYPSGKIVDETIYKNGLKEGVYKKYSEQGIVLENSFFKNNEYEGEAIYKDSNDQVIVKGKFKNGKKVGKWQFFVNGKLDKEENMDKPKKIQLKRDNVKKG; this is translated from the coding sequence ATGTTTTCTATTTTTAGATTTTTGACACTTTTATTGTGTTGTCAAGTTGTTTTCTCCCAAACTAATTCCAATCCGGTAGATGAAAACGGGAAGAGGCATGGTGTTTGGAAAGGGTTTTATGAAGAATCTGGGAGACAACGCTACGAAGGAACTTTTGAGCACGGAAAAGAAGTCGGGGTTTTTAATTTTTTTGATGATACAAAAGCAAAATCAATCATTGCTACAAGGAATTTTAATTCAAAGGATAATTCCTGCTACACTATTTTTTATGATCAAAATAAAAATGTGGTAAGTGAGGGAAAAGAAGTAAATAAGGTTAGGGAAGGGCAATGGAAGTATTATCATAAGGCTTCCAAAGTGATTATGACTTCGGAAAATTATAAAGACGGAAAATTAGATGGAGTTCGAACTGTATATTATCCAAGTGGGAAAATTGTAGATGAAACCATTTATAAAAACGGATTGAAAGAAGGCGTTTATAAAAAATATTCGGAACAAGGGATTGTTTTGGAAAACAGCTTTTTTAAAAATAACGAATATGAAGGTGAGGCGATTTATAAAGATTCAAATGATCAGGTTATAGTCAAAGGAAAGTTTAAAAACGGTAAAAAAGTTGGGAAGTGGCAATTTTTTGTCAATGGAAAACTCGATAAAGAGGAAAATATGGATAAGCCCAAAAAGATACAGCTCAAAAGGGATAATGTAAAAAAAGGTTAA
- the yidC gene encoding membrane protein insertase YidC, with translation MEDKKLDLNSIIGILLIGVIFLWMMYQNKPSKEAIAAEKAKKEMLAKEEKTAKAQSVAAPALVAGDSTQLAQLQKTLGGFAYSATLPSAKDTVTTIENDFVVLKIANKGGYIVEATLKKFTKFEKNSGQLVSLIKDNNADLNIRLQTSDNRVLETKNLYFEPTLTKVGNDQVLSMKLKAGANDFLEYKYVLKPNDYMVGFDVRSQGLSKVLNTAKPLDLQWNMKTYRSEKSIAYEDRFTEIRYKYEGDKNNYVGNGKDKEETPDKVDYIAFKQHFFTSILLTDTPFEKSSLKSNKLAIDTEKDTIFIKDLKANVPLAFRNGEVDYKMNWYFGPTDYDTLKKYDKGMEKIVPLGWGIFGWINRFIFIPLFGFLSSTLGLSLGIAIIFFTIIIKVGMSPITYKSFLSQAKMKVLRPDIAELGEKYKKDPMKKQQETMKLYSKAGVNPMAGCIPALIQIPFMYASFQFFPSAFELRQKSFLWADDLSSFDSVYKLPFHIPLYGDHISLFPILAAIAIFFYMKMTSGDQQMAAPQQEGMPDMTKMMKMMIYVSPIMMLIFFNSYGAGLSLYNFISNLITIGIMFVIKNYIVDSDKIHAQIQENKLKEPKKPGKFQQRLQEAMEQAEAQKKTKKK, from the coding sequence ATGGAAGATAAAAAATTAGACCTTAACTCGATTATAGGGATTTTATTGATTGGAGTTATTTTTCTTTGGATGATGTATCAAAATAAGCCTTCGAAAGAAGCTATTGCTGCAGAAAAAGCTAAAAAAGAAATGCTTGCCAAAGAAGAAAAAACTGCTAAGGCACAATCTGTTGCTGCTCCTGCGCTAGTTGCCGGTGACTCTACCCAATTGGCCCAATTGCAAAAAACTTTAGGAGGTTTTGCGTATTCTGCGACTTTGCCTTCAGCAAAAGATACTGTAACAACTATCGAAAATGATTTTGTGGTATTGAAAATTGCTAACAAAGGAGGATACATTGTTGAAGCTACTTTGAAGAAATTCACAAAATTCGAAAAGAATTCAGGGCAGTTGGTTTCTTTGATTAAAGACAACAATGCCGATTTGAATATTCGATTACAAACCAGCGATAACAGAGTTTTAGAAACAAAAAACCTGTATTTTGAGCCTACTTTGACAAAAGTTGGTAACGATCAGGTTCTTTCTATGAAATTGAAAGCGGGTGCCAATGATTTCTTGGAATACAAATATGTTTTGAAACCAAATGATTATATGGTTGGTTTCGATGTTCGTTCCCAAGGTTTGAGCAAAGTTTTGAATACCGCTAAGCCATTGGATTTACAATGGAATATGAAAACGTATAGAAGCGAAAAAAGTATCGCTTACGAAGACCGATTCACTGAAATCCGTTACAAATATGAAGGGGATAAAAACAATTATGTAGGTAACGGAAAAGACAAAGAAGAGACGCCTGACAAAGTTGATTATATTGCTTTCAAACAACATTTTTTCACGTCTATTTTATTGACAGATACTCCTTTTGAAAAATCTTCGCTAAAATCAAATAAATTAGCTATTGATACTGAGAAAGACACCATCTTTATAAAAGATCTTAAAGCTAATGTTCCTTTGGCTTTCCGTAACGGAGAAGTTGATTATAAAATGAACTGGTATTTTGGTCCAACAGATTATGATACTTTGAAAAAATATGACAAAGGAATGGAAAAAATTGTTCCATTAGGATGGGGTATTTTTGGATGGATCAATAGATTTATTTTTATTCCGTTATTTGGATTTTTAAGTTCAACATTAGGATTATCACTAGGAATTGCGATTATTTTTTTCACAATAATCATCAAAGTAGGAATGTCGCCTATTACTTATAAGTCATTCTTGTCTCAGGCAAAAATGAAAGTATTGCGCCCAGATATTGCTGAATTGGGAGAAAAATACAAAAAAGACCCAATGAAAAAACAACAGGAAACAATGAAGTTGTATTCTAAAGCAGGTGTGAATCCTATGGCGGGTTGTATTCCGGCTTTGATTCAGATTCCGTTTATGTATGCGTCGTTTCAGTTTTTCCCATCGGCATTTGAATTGAGACAAAAAAGTTTCCTTTGGGCTGATGACTTGTCTTCATTTGACTCTGTTTACAAATTGCCTTTCCATATTCCATTATACGGTGATCATATCAGTTTGTTCCCAATTTTGGCTGCGATTGCAATTTTCTTTTATATGAAAATGACTTCAGGCGATCAACAAATGGCTGCTCCACAACAAGAGGGTATGCCGGATATGACGAAAATGATGAAAATGATGATTTACGTTTCGCCAATCATGATGTTGATTTTCTTCAATAGTTATGGTGCAGGATTGAGTTTGTATAACTTTATTTCGAACTTAATCACTATCGGAATTATGTTTGTAATCAAAAATTACATTGTTGATTCAGATAAAATCCATGCTCAAATTCAGGAGAACAAGTTGAAAGAGCCTAAAAAACCAGGTAAGTTCCAACAAAGATTGCAAGAAGCAATGGAGCAGGCCGAAGCTCAAAAAAAAACTAAAAAGAAATAG